In Candidatus Kaistella beijingensis, a genomic segment contains:
- a CDS encoding dicarboxylate/amino acid:cation symporter, with translation MREILKNYSGIILLLAGIVIGSFIGIFFPGSVVYLKPLGDIFLNLLFVSVVPLVFFAVANSISAVEKQGKFGRILISMIFTFLLFIIIAALFTIAAVYFFPTEATGMNAKEILENPADTKSWGDRIVSFFTVGEFTQLFSRQNMLALLIFAFLTGTAVRKAGAAGENFKKFLSSGYEVMKALLLLVMKAAPIGLGAYFAYQVATIGPQLFGFYAKPLGLYYVAGTVYFLVFFSIYAFVAMGKSGVQKFWKNNIYPSLTAISTCSSFATMPANLQAAAKIGVPDSIANIVIPIGSTLHKNGSSMSSIIKIYVAFLIIGKDFFEPSNLLLALGITIFVSIVAGGIPNGGYIGEMLMISVYQLPVEAIPAVMIIGTLVDPLATVLNSTGDTVASMFVTKISREKFIQT, from the coding sequence ATGAGAGAAATTCTGAAAAATTATTCCGGCATTATTCTACTTTTAGCAGGCATCGTTATAGGAAGTTTTATTGGCATTTTCTTTCCAGGAAGTGTGGTTTACCTAAAACCGTTGGGTGATATTTTTCTTAATCTTTTATTTGTAAGTGTTGTTCCGCTTGTTTTTTTTGCGGTGGCAAACTCGATTTCAGCCGTTGAGAAACAAGGGAAATTCGGTCGGATTTTAATTTCAATGATTTTTACTTTTCTTCTATTCATCATTATTGCAGCGCTGTTTACGATTGCGGCAGTTTATTTTTTCCCGACAGAAGCTACGGGAATGAATGCTAAAGAAATTTTGGAAAATCCCGCCGATACAAAATCTTGGGGCGACCGAATTGTAAGTTTCTTTACCGTGGGAGAATTTACCCAACTTTTTTCGAGACAAAACATGCTTGCGTTACTGATTTTTGCCTTCTTAACAGGAACAGCGGTGAGGAAAGCGGGAGCTGCTGGAGAAAATTTCAAGAAATTTCTTTCCTCGGGTTATGAGGTGATGAAGGCGCTTTTGCTTTTGGTGATGAAAGCGGCACCGATTGGTTTGGGTGCATATTTCGCTTATCAAGTGGCGACGATTGGTCCTCAACTCTTTGGATTTTATGCAAAACCTCTTGGTTTATACTATGTTGCTGGAACTGTTTATTTTTTGGTTTTTTTCAGCATTTATGCCTTTGTTGCGATGGGAAAATCGGGGGTGCAGAAATTTTGGAAAAACAACATTTACCCCTCGTTAACCGCAATTTCCACGTGCAGCAGTTTTGCTACGATGCCTGCAAATCTTCAAGCGGCTGCAAAAATTGGCGTTCCAGATTCGATCGCGAACATTGTAATCCCGATTGGAAGTACGCTGCATAAAAATGGTTCTTCCATGTCGTCCATCATTAAAATTTATGTGGCTTTTTTAATTATAGGAAAAGATTTCTTTGAACCTTCAAATTTACTTCTTGCTTTAGGAATCACCATTTTTGTCAGCATTGTTGCGGGTGGCATTCCGAATGGAGGCTATATCGGTGAAATGTTGATGATTTCTGTGTATCAACTACCGGTGGAAGCAATTCCGGCGGTGATGATTATCGGAACGTTGGTCGATCCTTTAGCGACAGTTTTAAATTCAACGGGCGATACCGTTGCTTCAATGTTCGTCACGAAAATTTCGCGAGAGAAATTTATTCAGACTTAA
- a CDS encoding TonB-dependent receptor, with the protein MTSTIRKGVLFFTLFSGGYLFSQSHILEGRVLDETDNSPIQGVVIKVNDKEATTDISGYYSIPLDAGQNYTILVTSAGYGRKEIDDVQVLSTENTHLDIVLKKAATKETDIEGVVIKTSAKKETIASTIGLQKNAGVVSQVIGVEAIKKSPDKNTGEVLKRVSGVSLFEGKYIVVRGLSDRYNQAMLNGIQLSSTEPDRKTFSFDLFPANVIETLVINKTFIPEYTGEWGGGLIQVNTKDIPNNKFFNASIGVGGNTITMDREFYTNKGGKLDFLGIDDGFRKLPSGFPTKNHFSILSEQEKTDFGSQYVKNFGHGAIGYPENQSLQLDGGFNTKLFGKDLGVIAVLNYSNSKNRTETKNRFFTINDEKADVNFDYFTEKYSNSIVLGGLLNLALKFNNNNKISLKNIITNNAINHVSMRTGRDFEFDPINGTNIKARELGFKETIFYNSTLNGTHKIDALGGINFNWYGSFGILDQYIPQLQRLQYNQYKDIAGSPYLALISNGLSQKSGSFFYSTLNDYLYNAGGDLSKTFDLFGQKQTIKGGYLFQVKDRIYNSRPFSVRLNGFDQSLLSQSFETIFNPSNFGTSGNKFTFDEIAGNQYRYIANTILNAGYLQFDNNFASWLRAVWGLRVENFDQLVGSTKKSDDRFVYSKVTDFLPALNMTFKVNEKVNIRLAGSQTVVRPEFREVSPLAYYDFDLGATVIGNKDLQRTKITNADIRWEYYPKAGEIISLAGFYKNFKNPIELYFNQSGAGTSNTFNYLNADKADAYGAELEFRKKLDFVSALQNFTFGGNIAFIKNKVTDEQTKTDRPMQGQSPYTLNLSLQYDSAKSGFSSTVLFNMIGRRILYVGNDQVPPIWEAPRPLLDYQIAKKIWKNKGELKLNISDILNHRAIFYHDLNNDKKYTETDAVAVERRTGTNISLTLGYNF; encoded by the coding sequence ATGACAAGTACAATTCGCAAAGGCGTTCTGTTTTTTACCTTGTTTTCCGGTGGTTATCTGTTTTCGCAGAGCCATATTTTAGAGGGAAGGGTTTTGGACGAAACGGACAACTCGCCAATTCAGGGCGTTGTAATTAAAGTGAACGACAAAGAAGCAACGACCGACATTTCAGGGTATTATTCAATCCCTTTAGATGCAGGACAAAATTACACAATTCTCGTTACTTCTGCGGGATATGGTAGAAAGGAAATCGATGATGTACAAGTTCTTTCCACAGAAAACACACACTTGGATATTGTTTTGAAAAAAGCAGCAACCAAGGAAACCGATATCGAAGGAGTAGTAATCAAAACAAGCGCGAAAAAAGAAACCATCGCATCTACAATTGGTTTGCAAAAAAATGCGGGCGTTGTATCACAAGTAATTGGTGTTGAAGCGATTAAGAAAAGTCCGGATAAAAATACAGGTGAAGTTCTGAAAAGAGTTTCCGGAGTAAGTTTATTTGAAGGGAAATACATCGTAGTAAGAGGTTTATCCGATCGATATAATCAGGCAATGTTGAACGGAATTCAGCTTTCGAGTACAGAGCCGGATAGAAAAACTTTTTCATTCGACCTTTTTCCGGCAAACGTAATTGAAACTTTGGTTATCAATAAAACTTTCATCCCTGAATATACCGGAGAATGGGGAGGTGGATTGATTCAGGTGAATACGAAAGATATCCCGAACAACAAGTTTTTTAACGCTTCAATCGGAGTTGGTGGAAATACCATTACGATGGATCGCGAATTCTACACCAACAAAGGCGGAAAACTAGATTTCTTGGGAATTGATGACGGTTTCAGAAAACTTCCTAGTGGATTTCCGACCAAGAATCATTTCAGCATTTTGTCTGAACAAGAGAAAACAGATTTTGGAAGTCAATATGTGAAGAATTTTGGACATGGCGCAATTGGATATCCCGAAAATCAGAGTTTACAGTTAGATGGTGGATTTAACACCAAACTTTTCGGGAAGGATTTAGGGGTAATCGCGGTTTTAAATTATTCCAACAGCAAAAACAGAACGGAAACCAAAAACCGTTTTTTCACGATTAATGATGAAAAAGCAGATGTAAACTTCGATTATTTTACAGAAAAATACAGCAACAGCATTGTTTTAGGAGGTTTGTTGAATTTAGCTTTGAAGTTTAATAACAACAATAAAATTTCCCTTAAAAATATTATTACCAACAACGCCATCAATCACGTTTCGATGCGTACAGGAAGGGATTTTGAATTCGATCCTATCAACGGAACCAATATCAAAGCAAGAGAACTTGGCTTCAAGGAAACCATTTTCTATAACTCTACCTTGAACGGAACACACAAAATTGATGCTTTAGGTGGAATCAATTTCAATTGGTACGGAAGTTTCGGGATTTTGGATCAGTATATTCCACAACTTCAGAGGTTGCAGTATAATCAATACAAAGATATTGCAGGAAGTCCTTATTTGGCTTTGATTTCTAATGGTTTATCACAAAAATCAGGAAGTTTTTTCTACTCGACCTTAAATGATTATCTGTATAATGCAGGTGGAGATTTATCGAAAACTTTTGACCTTTTCGGGCAGAAACAAACGATTAAGGGAGGTTATTTATTCCAAGTAAAAGACAGGATTTATAATTCGAGACCATTCTCGGTTCGTTTGAATGGATTTGATCAGAGTTTGCTTTCACAATCTTTTGAAACTATATTTAATCCTTCAAATTTTGGGACTTCGGGGAACAAATTTACGTTCGACGAGATTGCAGGAAATCAGTACCGATACATTGCAAACACTATTTTGAATGCGGGTTATTTACAGTTCGACAACAATTTCGCATCTTGGTTAAGAGCAGTTTGGGGATTGCGAGTTGAGAATTTCGACCAACTTGTAGGAAGCACCAAAAAAAGCGACGACCGATTTGTTTATTCAAAAGTGACCGACTTTTTACCTGCATTGAATATGACTTTTAAGGTAAATGAAAAAGTAAATATTAGACTTGCAGGATCGCAAACGGTGGTTCGACCGGAATTCAGGGAAGTTTCACCACTTGCTTATTACGATTTCGATTTGGGAGCAACCGTAATCGGAAACAAAGATTTGCAGAGAACTAAAATCACCAACGCCGATATTCGTTGGGAATATTACCCGAAAGCAGGTGAAATTATTTCATTGGCAGGTTTCTACAAAAACTTCAAAAATCCTATCGAACTTTACTTCAACCAATCCGGGGCAGGAACAAGTAACACCTTTAATTACTTGAATGCCGATAAAGCCGATGCTTACGGAGCAGAATTGGAATTTAGAAAAAAATTGGATTTTGTAAGTGCACTTCAAAACTTCACTTTCGGTGGAAACATTGCCTTCATCAAAAACAAAGTGACCGATGAGCAAACCAAAACCGACCGACCAATGCAGGGACAATCTCCTTACACGCTGAACCTTTCATTACAGTATGATTCAGCGAAATCAGGATTTTCTTCCACAGTACTTTTCAATATGATTGGGCGTAGAATTTTATATGTAGGAAACGACCAAGTTCCGCCAATTTGGGAAGCGCCGCGACCTTTGCTCGACTACCAAATCGCAAAAAAAATATGGAAGAACAAAGGCGAACTTAAACTCAATATTTCCGACATCCTAAATCACCGCGCTATTTTTTATCATGACCTCAATAACGACAAAAAATATACAGAAACCGACGCAGTTGCCGTGGAAAGAAGAACGGGAACCAACATCAGTCTCACTTTGGGATATAACTTTTAA
- a CDS encoding response regulator transcription factor, which translates to MSAKKILLIDDEQDILEILSYNLEKEGYEVFTANNGNEGIEKAKQILPDLILLDVMMPEKDGIETCQDLRKIKELQKTLIVFLSARSEEFSQLAGFQAGANDYIVKIIKPKVLISKVNALLQLTSQVSDSSKNIAIGDLVIDKDNFRVTKSGLQFLLPKKEFDLLYLLASNTDKVFKREEILEKVWGNEVIVGERTIDVHIRRLREKLGIQSIQTLKGIGYKLVV; encoded by the coding sequence ATGAGTGCAAAAAAAATTCTTTTAATTGATGATGAACAGGATATTCTCGAAATCCTTTCCTACAATCTTGAAAAAGAAGGCTACGAAGTTTTCACCGCCAACAACGGCAACGAAGGCATCGAAAAGGCCAAACAAATTCTGCCTGATTTAATCCTTCTCGACGTAATGATGCCTGAAAAAGACGGAATCGAAACTTGTCAGGATTTACGCAAAATCAAAGAACTTCAGAAAACCTTAATCGTATTTCTTTCGGCACGAAGCGAGGAATTTTCGCAACTTGCAGGTTTTCAGGCGGGTGCGAATGACTATATCGTGAAAATCATCAAACCAAAAGTCCTTATTTCTAAAGTTAATGCGCTTCTTCAACTCACTTCCCAAGTTTCAGATTCTTCTAAAAATATCGCGATCGGCGATTTGGTGATTGATAAAGACAACTTCCGTGTTACGAAAAGCGGACTGCAATTTCTGCTTCCCAAAAAAGAATTCGACCTGCTCTATTTATTGGCTTCCAATACCGACAAGGTTTTCAAGCGTGAAGAAATTTTAGAGAAAGTTTGGGGAAACGAGGTCATCGTTGGTGAAAGAACCATCGACGTACATATTAGGAGACTCCGCGAAAAATTGGGAATTCAATCCATTCAAACTTTAAAAGGAATTGGTTACAAATTAGTTGTGTAA
- a CDS encoding sensor histidine kinase, producing MKFQRLTFFASLLLTAVMLLLVYIFDTAKHEFSDSERQFFLTLGISTFLMLVINYFVIDFLLNFYGKRQIRKISTILPEELIHEDEQSLNFQELGARVSEMSQKNATEIDTMKEMETYRKEYIGNVSHEMKTPLFSIQGYVETLMDGGVENIAIRDKYLERIDKSVERLLNIVKDLDMINQFESGEITLNISKFDINNLIREIIDLLDLEAQKKNSKVVLQSSSPQIFVNADKQKISQVLINLISNAIHYANRELAKITVKTSVIKNKILVEVEDNGMGIKPEALPRIFERFYRVESSRNRNDGGSGLGLAIVKHIMEAHKENISVESVYLEGTKFSFMLEKAL from the coding sequence ATGAAGTTTCAACGTCTCACTTTTTTTGCATCCCTATTGTTAACGGCGGTCATGCTTTTGCTCGTCTATATTTTTGATACCGCAAAACACGAGTTCTCCGATTCGGAACGGCAATTTTTCTTGACATTGGGTATCAGCACTTTTTTGATGTTGGTTATCAATTATTTTGTCATCGATTTTCTTTTAAACTTTTATGGAAAAAGACAAATCAGGAAAATCTCGACGATTCTTCCAGAAGAACTTATTCACGAAGATGAACAAAGCCTAAACTTTCAGGAACTTGGCGCAAGAGTTTCTGAAATGAGCCAAAAAAACGCCACCGAAATCGATACGATGAAAGAAATGGAAACCTACCGAAAAGAATACATCGGAAATGTTTCCCACGAGATGAAAACACCGCTTTTTTCGATTCAGGGCTATGTAGAAACTTTGATGGATGGAGGTGTTGAAAATATTGCCATTCGCGACAAATATTTGGAAAGAATCGATAAATCGGTGGAAAGACTTTTGAATATTGTGAAAGATCTCGACATGATCAACCAATTTGAAAGCGGCGAAATCACCTTAAATATCAGCAAATTCGACATCAATAATTTAATCAGAGAAATAATCGACTTGCTCGATTTGGAGGCGCAGAAAAAAAATTCCAAAGTAGTTTTGCAAAGTTCATCACCGCAAATTTTTGTCAATGCCGACAAACAGAAAATTTCGCAGGTTTTAATTAATTTGATTTCCAATGCGATACATTATGCAAACCGCGAATTGGCAAAAATTACCGTGAAAACTTCAGTTATAAAAAACAAAATTTTAGTAGAAGTTGAAGACAACGGAATGGGTATAAAACCCGAAGCATTGCCAAGAATTTTTGAACGTTTTTACCGTGTAGAATCAAGCAGGAACAGAAACGACGGCGGTTCAGGTCTCGGTTTGGCGATTGTGAAACACATTATGGAGGCTCACAAAGAAAACATTTCTGTAGAAAGCGTATATTTGGAAGGAACCAAGTTTAGTTTCATGCTCGAAAAAGCACTTTAA
- a CDS encoding plasmid pRiA4b ORF-3 family protein, protein MVYKIRIILDTKDDIFRDVEIKDKQNLWNLHLGIKSAFSLLGEDLSLFNILDEDGVVVKSVPLEDMSDDGDGEIMSDVYLNEAFEKVGDKIHFQYGFMDLWEFFCELVEIVDEKPAVNYPITVFRFGNMPLKAPSKSGGKKSAKNSTMGIMDDDFGNFDEDFNSGSFEDEDDENYDEEEDDFADDNFDDELDDE, encoded by the coding sequence ATGGTTTATAAAATCCGCATCATTTTAGATACCAAAGACGATATTTTTAGAGACGTGGAAATCAAGGACAAGCAAAATCTTTGGAATCTGCATTTGGGAATCAAGAGTGCGTTTTCGCTTTTGGGCGAAGATTTGTCTTTGTTCAATATTTTGGATGAAGATGGAGTAGTTGTAAAGAGCGTCCCACTCGAAGATATGAGCGATGATGGCGATGGCGAAATTATGAGCGATGTTTACCTCAACGAAGCTTTTGAAAAAGTGGGCGACAAAATCCACTTCCAATACGGTTTCATGGATTTGTGGGAATTCTTTTGCGAATTGGTAGAAATTGTGGATGAAAAGCCTGCGGTGAATTATCCGATCACCGTTTTCCGTTTCGGAAATATGCCGCTGAAAGCACCAAGTAAATCAGGCGGAAAAAAATCAGCAAAAAATTCTACGATGGGAATTATGGATGATGATTTCGGAAATTTTGATGAAGATTTCAATTCAGGAAGTTTCGAGGATGAAGACGATGAAAACTATGATGAGGAAGAAGACGACTTTGCAGATGACAACTTTGATGACGAGTTGGATGACGAATAA
- a CDS encoding alpha-amylase family glycosyl hydrolase, which produces MKKIILLAIIGLGILSCTTQKTTKTMDLPSEWKRTTNIYEVNVRQYTKEATFRAFEKEMPRLKEMGVKTLWFMPITPIAQKNKKGTLGSQYAAQDYTAINPEFGTMEDFKHLVNEAHKMGFKVIIDWVANHTGWDHVWTKTNPDFYLKDPKTNDFQIASGMDDIIELDYKNPAMRNAMIEAMKFWVREANIDGFRCDLASWVEVDFWQEARPKVETLKPLFWLGEFDELDNPEYGKVFDASYIWTWMHKTKDFNEGKISLADLKNILMRYSAIGDHSMRAWFTSNHDENTWNGTEYEKYGIFAKPLAVFSVTWNGVPLIYNGQELPLKTKRLEFFEKDPIPWTGKNELHDFYKTLLNLKSNNSALRGGDPAVTTYLLKTSADDKILAYLRKNGKDEVLTVLNMSKEAVTFKLNDEHLNGSFKNVFEKTSRDFSQDKGFVMKAGDYLVFEK; this is translated from the coding sequence ATGAAAAAAATTATTCTTTTAGCGATAATCGGTCTGGGAATTCTGTCCTGCACCACCCAAAAAACTACAAAAACCATGGATTTACCAAGCGAATGGAAACGAACCACAAATATTTATGAAGTCAATGTAAGACAATATACGAAAGAAGCAACTTTCCGCGCTTTTGAAAAAGAAATGCCGCGTTTGAAAGAAATGGGCGTGAAAACATTGTGGTTTATGCCGATAACTCCAATTGCTCAAAAAAACAAGAAGGGAACTTTGGGAAGTCAGTACGCAGCACAAGATTACACCGCCATTAATCCCGAATTTGGTACGATGGAAGATTTCAAGCATTTGGTGAATGAGGCGCACAAAATGGGTTTCAAAGTCATCATCGATTGGGTGGCGAATCACACCGGATGGGATCACGTTTGGACGAAAACAAATCCTGATTTTTACTTGAAAGACCCGAAAACAAACGATTTCCAAATTGCATCAGGAATGGACGACATCATCGAACTCGATTATAAAAATCCTGCCATGAGAAACGCCATGATTGAAGCCATGAAATTTTGGGTTCGTGAAGCCAATATCGACGGATTTCGTTGCGATTTGGCGAGTTGGGTAGAAGTCGATTTTTGGCAGGAGGCAAGACCGAAAGTGGAAACCTTGAAACCACTTTTTTGGCTCGGAGAATTCGATGAACTCGACAATCCTGAATACGGAAAAGTTTTCGATGCAAGTTACATTTGGACTTGGATGCACAAAACTAAAGACTTCAACGAAGGCAAAATTTCTTTAGCCGACTTGAAAAACATTTTGATGAGATATTCTGCGATTGGAGACCATTCGATGAGAGCTTGGTTCACTTCGAACCACGACGAAAATACTTGGAACGGAACAGAATATGAAAAATACGGAATTTTCGCAAAACCTCTCGCCGTGTTTTCTGTGACTTGGAACGGTGTTCCGTTGATTTATAACGGTCAGGAACTTCCATTAAAAACAAAACGACTGGAATTTTTTGAGAAAGACCCAATTCCTTGGACAGGCAAAAATGAACTTCACGATTTCTATAAAACGTTGCTGAATTTAAAATCAAACAACTCAGCTTTGAGAGGCGGTGATCCTGCAGTAACGACTTATTTATTGAAAACTTCTGCAGATGATAAAATTTTAGCTTACCTCAGAAAAAATGGGAAAGACGAGGTTTTGACGGTGCTCAACATGTCGAAAGAAGCGGTAACTTTTAAACTTAATGATGAACATTTGAACGGCAGTTTCAAAAATGTTTTTGAAAAAACTTCACGTGATTTTTCTCAGGACAAAGGATTTGTGATGAAAGCGGGAGATTATTTGGTTTTTGAAAAATAA
- a CDS encoding GreA/GreB family elongation factor, translated as MNKREILNFIQNILTEKIQNLQKLIEETRASSNDTKSSMGDKYETGREMLQQEINNLQIQLNGFSNSMNILKNINPVPHQSVGLGSLVETEKGKFFIAVSLGEIVFEKEKIFIISAESPLAKAMHGLKKNDIFSINNVNQAIKNVW; from the coding sequence ATGAATAAACGGGAAATATTAAATTTCATTCAAAACATCCTCACCGAAAAAATCCAAAATCTTCAAAAACTGATCGAAGAAACCCGCGCTTCAAGCAACGACACAAAATCTTCGATGGGCGACAAATACGAAACGGGAAGGGAAATGCTGCAACAGGAAATCAATAATCTTCAAATTCAACTGAATGGGTTTTCGAACTCGATGAATATTTTGAAGAACATCAATCCTGTTCCGCATCAATCCGTAGGTTTGGGAAGTTTGGTCGAAACCGAAAAAGGGAAATTTTTTATTGCGGTTTCTTTAGGAGAAATCGTTTTCGAAAAGGAAAAAATTTTTATTATTTCTGCTGAAAGTCCTTTAGCAAAAGCGATGCATGGATTGAAAAAAAATGATATTTTTAGCATTAATAATGTCAATCAAGCCATCAAAAATGTTTGGTAG
- a CDS encoding thymidylate synthase, with amino-acid sequence MQNYLDLLQHILDNGTDKTDRTGTGTRSVFGYQLRYDLSKGFPLVTTKKVHLKSIIYELLWFLKGDTNVKYLNDNGVSIWDEWKDENGDLGPVYGAQWRSWKGADGKVIDQITEVIEQIKKNPDSRRLIVSAWNVAEIPNMALAPCHAMFQFYVADGKLSLQLYQRSADVFLGVPFNIASYALLLMMVAQVCNLQVGDYVHTFGDVHIYNNHFEQVHKQLSRTPKALPAMKLNPEIKDIFDFDFEDFTLENYEPYPGIKAPVAV; translated from the coding sequence ATGCAAAACTACCTCGATTTACTCCAACATATTTTAGACAATGGAACCGACAAGACAGACCGCACAGGAACGGGAACGAGAAGCGTTTTCGGTTATCAATTGCGTTATGATTTGTCGAAAGGTTTTCCTTTGGTAACCACTAAAAAGGTTCATTTAAAATCGATTATTTACGAATTGTTGTGGTTTTTGAAAGGCGACACCAATGTAAAATATTTGAATGACAACGGCGTCTCCATTTGGGACGAATGGAAAGACGAAAACGGCGATTTAGGTCCCGTTTACGGCGCGCAATGGCGAAGTTGGAAAGGCGCAGACGGAAAAGTCATCGACCAAATTACGGAAGTGATCGAGCAAATCAAAAAAAATCCCGATTCCCGACGACTCATCGTTTCCGCATGGAATGTTGCTGAAATTCCAAACATGGCTTTAGCGCCGTGTCACGCGATGTTTCAGTTTTATGTTGCGGATGGAAAATTGTCGCTGCAGCTCTACCAAAGAAGTGCGGATGTTTTCTTGGGAGTTCCTTTCAATATTGCGAGTTATGCATTGCTTTTGATGATGGTTGCACAAGTTTGCAATTTGCAAGTGGGCGATTATGTGCACACTTTCGGCGATGTACATATTTACAACAACCATTTCGAGCAGGTTCACAAACAGCTTTCAAGAACACCGAAAGCTTTACCAGCTATGAAACTCAATCCTGAAATAAAAGATATTTTCGATTTCGATTTTGAAGATTTCACGCTTGAAAATTACGAACCTTATCCGGGAATTAAGGCGCCGGTTGCGGTGTAG